In Rariglobus hedericola, the following proteins share a genomic window:
- a CDS encoding NADH-quinone oxidoreductase subunit C yields MTAPADVTASLQAKFPAATLRPSGDHPALNLPMGEVVAALKYLRDEFAYDFLVDVTAIDNGVEATPRFTTVWHVYSTTGHGYVRIASDCASDEDPVAPTVSHIWPTANWHERETYDLLGVKFSDHPDLRRILMWDGYPYHPLRKDFPLAGIQTPLPDLEVADLTKASVKPAPMMGGPFVASSGEMNMTDAEPRAKDESWTERREKPASE; encoded by the coding sequence ATGACCGCGCCCGCCGACGTCACCGCCTCCCTTCAGGCCAAGTTCCCTGCCGCCACCCTGCGCCCTTCCGGCGATCATCCGGCGCTCAACCTTCCCATGGGCGAGGTTGTTGCCGCTCTTAAATACCTGCGCGACGAGTTCGCTTACGATTTCTTGGTGGACGTCACCGCCATCGACAACGGCGTCGAAGCCACCCCGCGTTTCACGACGGTCTGGCACGTTTATTCCACCACCGGCCACGGCTATGTGCGCATCGCATCCGATTGCGCCAGCGACGAAGATCCCGTTGCGCCGACTGTCTCGCACATCTGGCCCACCGCCAACTGGCACGAGCGTGAGACCTACGATCTGCTGGGCGTTAAATTTTCCGATCACCCCGATCTGCGTCGTATCCTGATGTGGGACGGCTATCCGTATCACCCGTTGCGCAAGGATTTCCCGCTGGCAGGCATTCAAACTCCGCTGCCCGACCTTGAGGTGGCGGATCTTACGAAAGCTTCGGTCAAGCCTGCGCCGATGATGGGCGGACCGTTCGTCGCCTCGTCCGGCGAGATGAACATGACCGACGCCGAGCCTCGCGCCAAAGACGAAAGCTGGACCGAGCGCCGCGAAAAACCGGCCTCCGAATAA
- a CDS encoding dienelactone hydrolase family protein: MTIREPEVVDLPTPRGLMRTQVFRPTGDGRHPGIVLYSEIFQITAPIRRTAAFLAGHGFIVAVPEVYHEFLPAGTVLAYDQAGADKGNELKYAKELASYDDDARAAVAYLKNHDNGNGRVGAIGICLGGHLSFRAAMLPEVNATTCFYATDIHQGSLGKGKADDSLARIPDIKGELMMIWGRQDPHVPGEGRAKIYSALTAAGTTFTWHEFNGAHAFLRDEGLRYDAELAHLTMGMTVDFFRRRLS; the protein is encoded by the coding sequence ATGACCATTCGCGAACCCGAAGTCGTCGATCTTCCCACGCCGCGCGGCTTGATGCGCACGCAGGTGTTTCGTCCCACTGGCGACGGACGTCATCCGGGCATCGTTTTGTATTCGGAGATTTTCCAGATCACCGCACCGATCCGGCGCACCGCCGCGTTTCTCGCCGGCCACGGGTTCATCGTCGCCGTGCCCGAGGTTTACCACGAATTCCTGCCCGCCGGCACCGTGCTTGCCTACGACCAAGCGGGTGCCGACAAAGGCAACGAACTCAAATACGCCAAGGAGCTCGCGTCCTACGACGATGACGCCCGCGCAGCCGTCGCGTATTTGAAAAATCATGACAACGGCAACGGCCGCGTCGGCGCCATTGGCATCTGCCTCGGCGGACACCTCTCTTTCCGCGCCGCCATGCTGCCCGAAGTCAACGCCACGACGTGTTTCTACGCGACCGACATCCATCAGGGTTCGCTCGGGAAAGGAAAGGCCGATGACTCGCTCGCCCGCATTCCCGACATCAAAGGTGAACTCATGATGATCTGGGGACGCCAGGACCCGCACGTGCCCGGCGAAGGTCGCGCCAAAATCTACTCCGCCCTCACTGCGGCCGGCACGACGTTCACCTGGCACGAATTCAACGGCGCCCACGCCTTCCTCCGCGACGAAGGCCTTCGCTATGACGCCGAACTCGCGCACCTCACAATGGGCATGACCGTGGATTTCTTCCGTCGCCGGCTGAGTTAA
- the nuoB gene encoding NADH-quinone oxidoreductase subunit NuoB, with amino-acid sequence MVSANNELAYNTKIEGDIVVTRADAVINWLRSSSVWPMPMGLACCAIELMGVAAARFDIARFGAEVFRFSPRQADCMIVAGTVTYKMAPHVRRIYDQMAEPKWVIAMGACASSGGMYRSYATLQGVDQIVPVDVYISGCPPRPEALLDALMKLQSKIKKEPSANTLLQSA; translated from the coding sequence ATGGTTTCAGCTAATAACGAACTGGCATACAACACGAAGATCGAGGGTGACATTGTTGTCACCCGTGCCGATGCCGTGATCAACTGGCTGCGCTCCTCCTCCGTGTGGCCCATGCCGATGGGCCTCGCGTGCTGCGCCATCGAGCTGATGGGCGTCGCCGCCGCCCGATTCGACATCGCCCGCTTCGGCGCCGAGGTGTTTCGTTTCTCCCCGCGCCAGGCCGATTGTATGATCGTAGCCGGCACGGTTACTTACAAAATGGCTCCGCACGTCCGCCGCATCTATGACCAGATGGCCGAGCCGAAGTGGGTCATCGCCATGGGCGCCTGCGCTTCTTCTGGCGGCATGTATCGCAGCTACGCCACCCTGCAAGGTGTCGATCAAATCGTTCCCGTGGATGTATATATCAGCGGTTGTCCTCCGCGCCCCGAAGCGTTGTTGGACGCTTTGATGAAGCTCCAGTCGAAGATCAAAAAAGAGCCTTCGGCCAACACGCTCCTGCAGTCGGCTTAA
- a CDS encoding sialate O-acetylesterase, with protein sequence MKRFLIVSLLCGLFSGSPAFATKPESLDLYLLIGQSNMAGRGALSEADRKPDPRIFVLNKENAWVSQGEPIHFDKPGMTGVGLGFTFAKLAAAKNPGVTVGLIPCAVGGTPIARWKPGADLYEAALARAKLAQQSGRLKGILWHQGESESGDETKARAYAENLAEVAAGFRRDLNAPDVPFIAGELGEFLYTRKGDKSPFARVINEQINTLPSLIPHAAAVSSAGLGHKGDELHFSSEALKEFGARYFAALQSLQATSSRSKKP encoded by the coding sequence ATGAAACGATTTCTTATTGTCAGTTTGCTCTGCGGTCTTTTTTCCGGATCTCCTGCCTTCGCCACCAAGCCAGAATCGCTCGATCTCTACCTGCTCATCGGCCAGTCAAACATGGCCGGCCGCGGTGCACTCAGCGAAGCCGATCGCAAACCCGATCCGCGCATTTTCGTCCTTAACAAAGAGAATGCCTGGGTGTCCCAAGGTGAGCCGATTCACTTCGATAAACCGGGCATGACCGGCGTGGGCCTTGGGTTCACGTTTGCCAAACTGGCAGCCGCAAAAAATCCCGGTGTAACCGTCGGCCTCATTCCGTGCGCCGTGGGCGGCACACCAATCGCGCGTTGGAAGCCCGGTGCCGATCTCTACGAAGCGGCACTCGCACGCGCCAAGCTCGCCCAGCAAAGCGGACGGCTGAAAGGCATTCTCTGGCACCAAGGCGAGTCCGAGTCAGGCGATGAAACCAAGGCGCGTGCTTACGCGGAAAATCTCGCCGAGGTCGCCGCCGGCTTTCGGCGTGATCTCAATGCGCCTGACGTCCCGTTCATCGCGGGCGAACTGGGAGAGTTCCTCTACACGCGCAAGGGCGACAAATCCCCCTTCGCGCGCGTGATCAACGAACAGATCAACACCCTGCCTTCGTTGATCCCGCATGCCGCCGCAGTTTCCTCCGCCGGGCTCGGCCACAAAGGCGACGAACTGCACTTCAGCTCGGAAGCGCTGAAGGAATTCGGCGCGCGCTACTTCGCCGCGTTGCAGTCATTGCAGGCAACTTCGTCGCGCTCAAAAAAACCTTAA
- a CDS encoding sulfatase-like hydrolase/transferase yields MSSTAAPNILWIVTTQWRAQACGYAGDVNARTPHLDALAARSVNYTQAVTPHPFGPFARAALLTGVRSPENGVRDYYDPLPVEARTIAHEMNDRGYATAFFGKWHLAQRDPAAALVGETHAKMIVPTESRGGFQFWEGFEGGFLLNDPWLHGTRLPEPVRFCGYQSDVLCERAGEWLGGSARLPGAPWFAVVSLEAPHPPYDAPAAGVEPRAMVLADNVPVSVAEKATRELAGYHAHIEATDRAIGRLVAALPEDVIVVFTSVHGDMHGAHGLFRKGWPHEESVRVPLLVRGAPSVEPGEGNPHGCSVEPVSLLDLPAMTLAWSEGRSWTCQRDRAEISMPSVVALPYQCDRTWRGWRSATRKEVFNTDGTPWLAFDLAADPGEVRNLTNKKPG; encoded by the coding sequence ATGTCGTCAACGGCCGCGCCCAACATCCTGTGGATCGTCACCACGCAGTGGCGGGCGCAGGCGTGCGGTTATGCGGGTGACGTGAATGCGCGCACGCCTCACCTCGATGCGCTGGCGGCGCGATCGGTGAATTACACGCAGGCGGTGACTCCGCATCCGTTCGGGCCGTTTGCCCGTGCGGCGTTGTTGACCGGTGTGCGTTCACCGGAAAACGGCGTGCGCGATTACTACGATCCGCTGCCGGTGGAGGCGCGGACGATTGCTCATGAGATGAACGACCGGGGGTATGCGACGGCGTTTTTTGGAAAGTGGCATTTGGCGCAACGCGATCCGGCGGCGGCGTTGGTGGGCGAGACGCATGCAAAGATGATTGTGCCGACGGAGTCGCGCGGTGGGTTTCAGTTTTGGGAAGGATTCGAGGGCGGGTTTTTGCTCAACGATCCCTGGCTGCACGGAACACGGCTTCCGGAGCCGGTGCGGTTCTGTGGTTATCAAAGCGACGTGCTGTGCGAACGGGCAGGGGAGTGGCTTGGCGGTAGCGCGCGACTGCCGGGCGCACCATGGTTTGCCGTCGTGAGTTTGGAGGCTCCTCATCCGCCTTATGATGCGCCGGCGGCAGGCGTCGAGCCGCGCGCTATGGTGCTGGCGGATAACGTGCCTGTGTCGGTGGCGGAAAAAGCCACGCGTGAACTGGCGGGTTATCATGCGCATATTGAGGCGACTGATCGCGCGATCGGTCGATTGGTTGCCGCGCTGCCCGAGGATGTGATCGTGGTGTTCACTTCGGTGCACGGAGACATGCACGGCGCGCACGGGTTGTTTCGCAAGGGATGGCCCCACGAGGAAAGCGTGCGCGTGCCATTGTTGGTGCGCGGTGCACCGAGCGTCGAGCCCGGGGAGGGGAATCCGCACGGCTGCTCGGTTGAACCGGTCTCACTGCTGGATTTACCGGCAATGACGCTCGCATGGTCTGAAGGCCGGTCATGGACCTGTCAGCGGGACCGGGCGGAGATTTCGATGCCGAGTGTCGTTGCGCTCCCTTATCAATGCGACCGGACTTGGCGCGGCTGGCGATCGGCTACGCGGAAAGAAGTTTTCAACACGGATGGCACGCCGTGGCTGGCGTTTGATTTGGCGGCCGACCCTGGCGAGGTCAGGAATTTGACCAATAAAAAACCCGGCTGA
- a CDS encoding class I SAM-dependent methyltransferase: MKTNGYDPLARFYRSLEFLAFGRALERARFQHFEQLRGRQRILLLGDGDGRGLALACQLAPHAQIDSVDFSAGMLRRAADRLSPADRQRVTLLQADVLTAEFPRNTYDAVTTLFFLDCFSPEQIRVCIDHVRPSLKPDAIWLYADFALPVVRGWARTRARIWLALMFTFFRWQTGLAIRELPPAEALLKTAGFHLLAETSRQGCFLRSAVYKNQFVT, translated from the coding sequence ATGAAAACCAACGGCTACGATCCACTCGCCCGGTTTTATCGGTCACTGGAATTTCTCGCCTTTGGCCGCGCATTGGAACGCGCACGCTTCCAGCACTTCGAGCAGTTGCGCGGACGCCAACGTATCTTGCTCCTCGGTGACGGCGATGGCCGCGGCCTCGCCCTCGCATGCCAACTTGCACCCCATGCGCAGATCGACTCGGTCGATTTCAGCGCCGGCATGCTTCGACGCGCCGCCGATCGCCTCAGTCCGGCGGATCGCCAGCGCGTCACCTTGCTTCAGGCCGATGTTCTCACCGCTGAATTTCCGCGCAACACTTACGACGCGGTCACCACGCTATTCTTCCTCGATTGTTTTTCACCCGAACAAATCCGTGTCTGTATCGACCACGTGCGACCGTCGCTCAAGCCCGACGCCATCTGGTTGTATGCGGACTTTGCGTTGCCTGTCGTCCGTGGCTGGGCCCGAACCCGCGCACGCATCTGGCTCGCGCTGATGTTCACCTTTTTCCGCTGGCAAACCGGCCTCGCCATCAGGGAACTTCCTCCTGCCGAAGCACTGCTCAAAACCGCCGGATTCCACCTGCTCGCCGAAACCTCCCGCCAAGGCTGCTTCCTCCGCAGCGCCGTGTATAAAAACCAGTTTGTAACTTAA